A DNA window from Pyrus communis chromosome 3, drPyrComm1.1, whole genome shotgun sequence contains the following coding sequences:
- the LOC137729195 gene encoding polyadenylate-binding protein 8-like, whose amino-acid sequence MAQVQQVSAQNANAAAAAAVANGAGGANQFVTTSLYVGDLDPNVTDSQLYDLFNQLGQVVSVRVCRDLSTRRSLGYGYVNFANPQDAARALDMLNFTPVNGRPIRIMYSHRDPTIRKSGAGNIFIKNLDKAIDHKALHDTFSAFGDILSCKVATDPAGQSKGYGFVQFDKEEAAQKAIEKLNGMLLNDKQVYVGPFLRKQERDSTADKSRFNNVYVKNLSESTTEEDLKKVFSEFGITTSEVVMRDGDGKSKCFGFVNFEKADDAARAVEALNGKKFDDKEWYVGKAQKKSERENELKQRFEQSMKEAADKYQGANLYVKNLDDTIADDKLHELFSPFGTITSCKVMRDPSGISRGSGFVAFSTPEEANRALLEMNGKMIVSKPLYVALAQRKEDRRARLLAQFSQMRPVAMAPSRMPMYHPGGPGLGQQIFYGQGPPAIIPSQPGFGYQQQLVPGMRPGGAPMPNFFVPMVQQGQQGQRPGGRRVGSVQQNQQPVPIMQQQMLPRGRVYRYPSGRGIPDGPMPGVAGGMFSVPYDIGGGGGMPIRDAALSQPTIPIGALATALANATPEQQRTMLGENLYPLVEQLEPDNAAKVTGMLLEMDQTEVLHLLESPEALKAKVAEAMDVLRNVAQQQQVGNAADQLGSLSLNGNLVS is encoded by the exons ATGGCGCAAGTTCAGCAGGTTTCGGCTCAGAATGCGAACGCGGCAGCAGCGGCAGCTGTGGCGAACGGTGCCGGAGGAGCTAACCAGTTCGTGACGACGTCGCTTTACGTTGGCGATCTTGACCCGAACGTCACCGATTCGCAGCTCTACGACCTGTTCAACCAGCTGGGTCAGGTAGTTTCAGTTAGGGTTTGCAGGGACTTGTCCACTCGGAGGTCGCTTGGCTATGGCTATGTCAATTTTGCCAACCCGCAAGATG CTGCTAGGGCTTTGGATATGTTGAACTTTACTCCTGTGAATGGAAGGCCCATTAGGATTATGTACTCTCATCGTGATCCTACTATTCGCAAAAGTGGGGCTGGAAACATATTTATTAAg AATTTGGACAAAGCTATTGATCACAAAGCCTTGCATGATACATTTTCTGCATTTGGAGACATCCTTTCTTGTAAGGTGGCTACTGATCCTGCTGGCCAGTCAAAAGGCTATGGCTTTGTACAATTTGACAAAGAAGAAGCTGCCCAAAAGGCTATAGAGAAGTTGAATGGTATGCTTTTAAATGATAAGCAAGTTTATGTTGGTCCTTTCCTCCGGAAACAGGAAAGAGACAGTACTGCTGACAAGTCAAGATTCAACAATGTTTATGTAAAGAATCTGTCAGAGTCAACTACCGAGGAAGATTTGAAAAAAGTTTTTTCTGAATTTGGGATAACCACTAGTGAAGTGGTGATGAGGGATGGAGATGGAAAATCAAAGTGCTTTGGGTTTGTCAATTTTGAAAAGGCTGATGATGCTGCTAGAGCTGTTGAGGCTTTGAATGGAAAGAAATTTGATGATAAGGAGTGGTATGTTGGGAAGGCCCAGAAGAAATCTGAAAGGGAAAATGAGTTGAAACAACGATTTGAACAGAGTATGAAAGAGGCAGCAGACAAGTATCAAGGTGCGAACTTGTATGTTAAAAATTTGGATGATACCATTGCTGATGATAAACTTCACGAGCTTTTCTCTCCATTTGGGACTATTACCTCATGCAAG GTCATGCGAGATCCTAGTGGAATAAGTAGGGGATCAGGTTTTGTTGCATTCTCAACTCCTGAAGAGGCAAATAGAGCT CTATTGGAGATGAATGGAAAGATGATTGTAAGTAAACCTCTCTATGTTGCACTTGCACAACGAAAAGAAGATAGAAGAGCAAGGCTACTG GCTCAGTTTTCTCAAATGCGGCCTGTTGCAATGGCACCTTCTCGTATGCCAATGTACCATCCTGGTGGTCCAGGTCTTGGACAACAAATATTCTACGGTCAAGGCCCACCTGCTATCATTCCCTCACAG CCTGGATTCGGGTATCAGCAGCAGCTTGTTCCTGGTATGAGGCCTGGTGGGGCACCAATGCCAAATTTCTTTGTGCCAATGGTTCAGCAGGGGCAGCAAGGGCAGCGTCCTGGTGGCAGACGTGTGGGCTCTGTCCAGCAAAACCAACAACCAGTTCCGATAATGCAACAGCAG ATGCTACCAAGGGGACGTGTCTACCGCTACCCATCTGGTCGCGGAATACCTGATGGTCCTATGCCTGGTGTTGCTGGAGGCATGTTTTCTGTACCATATGACATAGGCGGCGGTGGCGGCATGCCTATCCGTGATGCAGCACTGTCCCAGCCAACAATTCCAATAGGGGCTTTGGCTACTGCTCTTGCAAATGCTACACCAGAGCAGCAAAGAACG ATGCTGGGTGAGAATCTTTACCCGCTCGTGGAACAGCTGGAACCTGACAATGCAGCGAAGGTTACAGGCATGCTTCTGGAGATGGATCAGACTGAGGTTCTTCATTTGCTCGAGTCGCCTGAAGCTTTGAAGGCAAAGGTAGCTGAGGCTATGGATGTTCTGAGGAACGTTGCTCAGCAACAGCAAGTTGGCAATGCAGCTGATCAACTTGGCTCATTGTCACTCAATGGGAACCTTGTTTCATGA
- the LOC137729194 gene encoding probable E3 ubiquitin ligase SUD1: MEITPSPPPSADRDVPTDTVKTSSSQENEASAAAVTVKCDDEEEEEDVCRICRNTGDADNPLQYPCACSGSIKFVHQDCLMQWLNHSNARQCEVCKHAFSFSPVYAENAPARLPFQEFVVGMAMKTCHVLQFLLRLSFVLSVWLLIIPFITFWIWRLAFVRSFGEAQRLFLSHLSTTVILTDCLHGFLLSASIVFIFLGATSLRDYFRHLRELGGQDADREDEGERNGAHAARRAPGQANRNFVGDVNGEDAGAQGIAGAGQMIRRNAENVAARWEMQAARLEAHVEQMFDGLDDADGAEDVPFDELVGMQGPVFHLVENAFTVLASNMIFLGVVIFVPFSIGRIILYHLFWIFSAATGPVLSTVMPLTESALSLANVTLKNAVTAVTNVSSESQQSGMVGQVEEILKANMSGLNEVSNNVSLPLSADFLKGATLGTSRLSDVTTLAVGYMFVFSLVFFYLGIVALIRYTRGESLTMGRFYGIASMAETISSLFRQFLAAMRHLMTMIKVAFLLVIELGVFPLMCGWWLDVCTIRMFGKSMSHRVQFFSASPLASSLVHWVVGIIYMLQISIFVSLLRGVLRNGVLYFLRDPADPNYNPFRDLIDDPVHKHARRVLLSVVVYGSLIVMLVFLPVKLAMRMAPSIFPLDISVSDPFTEIPADMLLFQICIPFATEHFKLRTTIKSLLCYWFTAVGWALGLTDFLLPRSEDNGAQENGNAEPGRQDRVQVQLGVQDQALVALPGADDPNGVILASGDSNVAEEYDTDEQSDPERYSFVLRIVLLLAVAWMTLLVFNSALIVVPTSLGRAIFNVIPFLPITHGIKCNDLYAFIIGSYIIWTAVAGIRYSIEHIRTKRVAVLLGQIWKWCAIVVKSSALLSIWIFVIPVLIGLLFELLVIVPMRVPVDESPVFLLYQDWALGLIFLKIWTRLVMLDHMMPLMDETWRAKFARVREDGFSRLQGLWVLREIVFPIIIKLLTALCVPYVLARGLFPVLGYPLVVNSAVYRFAWLGCLCFSLLCFCARRFHVWFTNLHNSIRDDRYLIGRRLHNFGEAVEEKQNEAGTSSEVQDSNYETNRLIRYDREVDIGLRLRRVNQVDD; this comes from the exons ATGGAGATCACCCCGTCCCCGCCGCCGTCCGCTGACCGGGACGTCCCAACCGACACCGTCAAGACGTCGTCGTCTCAGGAGAACGAAGCGAGCGCGGCGGCGGTGACGGTCAAGTGCGACgatgaggaagaggaggaggacgTGTGCCGGATCTGTAGAAACACGGGCGACGCCGATAACCCGCTGCAGTACCCGTGCGCTTGTAGCGGAAGCATCAAGTTTGTGCACCAGGATTGCCTCATGCAGTGGCTTAATCACAGCAATGCTCGCCAATGCGAg GTTTGCAAGCATGCGTTTTCCTTCTCTCCTGTATATGCTGAGAATGCCCCTGCAAGGCTTCCTTTTCAAGAGTTTGTAGTTGGGATGGCAATGAAAACTTGCCATGTTCTGCAATTCCTTCTGCGCCTTAGTTTTGTGCTTTCTGTTTGGCTTCTCATTATACCTTTTATCACATTTTGGATATGGCGGTTGGCTTTTGTGAGGAGTTTTGGTGAAGCCCAGAGATTATTCCTTAGTCATTTATCCACTACAGTCATCCTTACTGATTGTCTGCATGGGTTCCTACTTTCTGCTAGCattgtgtttatttttcttgGGGCCACTTCTCTGAGGGATTACTTCAGGCATTTACGTGAGCTTGGAGGACAGGATGCTGACAGAGAAGATGAAGGGGAAAGAAATGGTGCCCATGCTGCAAGGAGAGCTCCTGGACAAGCTAACAGGAACTTTGTTGGTGATGTGAATGGGGAAGATGCTGGAGCACAGGGGATCGCCGGAGCAGGTCAAATGATTAGGAGGAATGCAGAAAATGTTGCTGCTCGGTGGGAGATGCAGGCAGCTCGTCTTGAAGCTCATGTGGAGCAGATGTTTGATGGTCTGGATGATGCTGATGGGGCCGAGGATGTACCGTTTGATGAGCTTGTCGGCATGCAGGGACCTGTATTTCATTTAGTTGAAAATGCATTCACt GTTCTGGCCAGCAATatgatattccttggtgtaGTAATCTTTGTGCCTTTCTCAATAGGTCGGATTATACTCTATCATTTGTTTTGGATTTTCTCCGCAGCTACTGGTCCAGTATTGTCAACAGTCATGCCACTTACAGAATCAGCCCTTTCCTTAGCAAATGTAACATTGAAGAATGCAGTAACAGCGGTAACGAATGTATCATCTGAAAGCCAACAAAGTGGTATGGTTGGACAGGTTGAAGAGATCCTGAAAGCGAACATGAGTGGACTAAATGAGGTTTCAAACAATGTAAGCTTACCACTATCAGCAGACTTCTTGAAAGGGGCAACACTTGGGACATCAAGGCTGTCTGATGTTACAACTCTTGCCGTTGGATACATGTTTGTGTTTTCCCTAGTGTTCTTCTACCTGGGCATTGTTGCTTTGATTCGGTACACTAGGGGTGAATCATTGACTATGGGAAGGTTCTATGGTATTGCTTCTATGGCAGAGACAATTTCATCTCTCTTCAGGCAGTTCCTGGCAGCAATGAGGCATTTGATGACTATGATTAAGGTTGCTTTTCTTCTAGTCATTGAACTGGGGGTATTTCCCTTGATGTGTGGATGGTGGCTAGATGTTTGTACTATAAGGATGTTCGGGAAGTCCATGTCTCACAGGGTTCAATTCTTCTCAGCTTCTCCCTTAGCCAGTTCATTGGTCCATTGGGTGGTTGGAATTATatacatgctacaaatcagcaTATTTGTCAGTCTTCTTCGAGGG GTTCTGCGTAATGGAGTTCTTTATTTCCTTAGAGATCCAGCTGATCCTAACTACAATCCATTCCGTGATCTTATTGATGATCCGGTGCACAAACATGCTCGCAGGGTCCTCTTATCTGTTGTGGTGTATGGGAGTTTAATTGTGATGCTGGTGTTTTTACCGGTTAAACTAGCTATGCGGATGGCACCTTCCATTTTCCCTCTTGACATCTC GGTGTCCGACCCGTTTACTGAAATTCCTGCGGACATGCTTCTTTTTCAAATATGCATTCCATTCGCCACTGAGCATTTCAAATTACGGACAACGATTAAATCCCTCCTCTGTTATTGGTTTACGGCAGTTGGCTGGGCTCTTGGTTTAACTGATTTCTTACTGCCCAGATCTGAGGACAATGGTGCACAGGAAAATGGAAATGCAGAGCCAGGAAGACAGGATAGAGTACAGGTTCAACTGGGGGTACAGGATCAGGCTTTGGTGGCACTTCCAGGTGCTGATGATCCAAATGGAGTTATTCTTGCATCAGGAGACTCAAATGTTGCAGAAGAGTATGATACAGATGAACAATCTGATCCTGA aaGGTACAGCTTTGTGCTTCGCATTGTACTTTTGTTGGCGGTGGCTTGGATGACGTTACTTGTCTTCAACTCTGCCTTGATAGTCGTACCAACCTCACTTGGAAGGGCAATTTTCAATGTCATTCCTTTTCTCCCTATAACACATGGAATCAAGTGCAATG ATTTGTATGCTTTCATCATTGGAAGCTACATAATATGGACTGCTGTAGCTGGAATTAGATATTCCATCGAGCATATTAGAACCAAAAGGGTTGCAGTTCTGTTGGGCCAGATCTGGAAGTGGTGTGCCATTGTTGTCAAGAGTTCTGCGCTTTTGTCAATATGG ATTTTTGTCATTCCAGTATTGATTGGGCTGCTCTTTGAGCTTTTGGTGATCGTTCCAATGCGTGTGCCTGTTGATGAGAGCCCGGTATTCCTGCTTTACCAGGACTGGGCTTTAGGCCTTATTTTTCTCAAGATATGGACCAGACTG GTTATGTTGGATCACATGATGCCACTGATGGATGAAACCTGGCGAGCAAAGTTTGCAAGGGTGAGGGAAGACGGGTTCTCCAGGCTGCAAGGTCTTTGGGTGCTTCGTGAAATCGTATTCCCAATCATTATAAAGTTGTTGACTGCCCTGTGCGTGCCTTATGTACTTGCCAGAGGGCTATTTCCTGTTCTCGGTTACCCATTAGTGGTGAACTCAGCAGTTTATCGGTTTGCCTGGCTGGGATGCCTTTGCTTTAGCCTGTTGTGCTTTTGCGCCAGGAGATTCCATGTCTGGTTCACAAACCTTCACAACTCAATACGTGACGACCGGTACCTAATTGGTCGAAGGCTTCATAACTTTGGGGAAGCCGTCGAAGAGAAGCAAAACGAAGCAGGGACATCCTCGGAAGTGCAGGACTCTAACTACGAGACCAACAGGTTAATCCGATACGATCGAGAAGTTGATATAGGACTCCGACTAAGGCGTGTTAACCAAGTCGATGACTAA